The following coding sequences lie in one Gammaproteobacteria bacterium genomic window:
- a CDS encoding rubrerythrin family protein: MSLKGSKTEQNLKDAFAGESQANRRYLYFAAKADVEGFNDVSAVFRSTAEGETGHAHGHLEYLEEVGDPATGLPIGSTENNLKASIAGETHEYTDMYPGMAKSARDEGFDEIADWFETLAKAERSHANRFQKALDSLDA; encoded by the coding sequence ATGTCCCTGAAAGGATCTAAAACCGAACAAAACCTGAAAGACGCTTTCGCAGGTGAATCCCAAGCTAACCGTCGTTATCTTTATTTTGCTGCCAAGGCAGATGTTGAAGGCTTCAACGATGTCTCGGCCGTATTTCGTTCAACCGCTGAAGGTGAAACCGGTCACGCGCACGGGCATCTCGAGTATCTGGAAGAAGTTGGCGACCCGGCTACCGGCCTGCCCATTGGCAGTACCGAGAACAACCTCAAGGCTTCTATTGCCGGCGAAACCCACGAATACACCGACATGTATCCGGGTATGGCCAAGTCGGCCCGCGACGAAGGCTTTGACGAGATTGCCGACTGGTTCGAAACCCTGGCAAAAGCAGAGCGTTCCCACGCTAATCGTTTTCAGAAGGCCCTCGACAGTCTCGACGCTTAA
- a CDS encoding DUF1249 domain-containing protein, whose amino-acid sequence MLLDLTPVRRGRDANARSFAGLMELYEQNYIRLRNIAPDLCVASEMVSSVPGHQDLFLSITERCKYTTMLRMTYQFEENGQPLFEPDLHLKVYHDARVVEVQQFHSRTRGPLYIARMIEQKWMMNRFLYKWLGYCLYQGHYFHPMQHLKVSNK is encoded by the coding sequence ATGCTGCTTGATCTCACACCGGTTCGCCGAGGGCGCGATGCCAATGCGCGAAGCTTCGCCGGGTTAATGGAACTCTACGAGCAGAACTATATCCGCCTGCGTAACATTGCGCCGGATCTATGTGTCGCCAGCGAAATGGTTTCGTCGGTGCCGGGGCACCAGGATTTATTCCTTTCCATCACTGAACGCTGCAAGTACACGACAATGCTGCGCATGACTTACCAGTTTGAAGAGAACGGGCAGCCCTTGTTTGAACCGGATTTACATCTGAAGGTTTACCACGATGCACGTGTCGTCGAAGTGCAGCAATTCCATTCGCGCACGCGCGGCCCACTGTATATCGCCAGGATGATTGAACAGAAGTGGATGATGAACCGGTTTTTATATAAATGGCTTGGCTACTGTTTATATCAGGGACACTATTTTCACCCGATGCAGCACTTGAAAGTATCCAATAAATAA
- a CDS encoding succinate dehydrogenase iron-sulfur subunit, whose product MAEFTLPANSVVKPGKHFAAAAGAINIKRFIVYRFDPDSGENPRTDTYEVDLDTSGPMVLDALLKIKDEMDATLSLRRSCREGICGSCSMNIDGVNTLACTQSISTIKGDVKVYPLPHQPVLKDLVSDLTNFYAQYASVEPWMKTQSATPPDRERLQSREDREKLDGLYECILCACCSTSCPSYWWNSDRYLGPAALLNAYRWIVDSRDEAAGERLDELEDPFKLYRCHTIMNCTKVCPKGLNPAQAIAETKKLLVQRKI is encoded by the coding sequence ATGGCAGAATTCACCTTACCCGCCAATTCCGTCGTTAAGCCGGGCAAGCATTTCGCGGCTGCCGCCGGTGCGATCAACATCAAGCGTTTCATCGTCTATCGCTTCGATCCGGATAGTGGCGAGAATCCTCGCACCGACACTTACGAGGTTGACCTGGATACCAGTGGACCGATGGTGCTGGATGCGTTGCTCAAGATAAAGGATGAGATGGATGCCACGTTGTCGTTGCGTCGATCCTGTCGCGAAGGTATATGCGGTTCCTGCTCGATGAATATAGACGGCGTCAATACCCTGGCCTGCACCCAGTCTATTTCTACAATCAAGGGTGATGTCAAAGTATACCCGCTGCCGCACCAACCGGTGCTCAAGGACCTGGTATCGGATTTAACCAACTTTTACGCGCAATATGCGTCGGTTGAACCCTGGATGAAAACGCAGTCGGCAACGCCGCCAGATCGCGAACGCCTGCAATCCAGGGAAGACCGCGAAAAGCTCGATGGCCTATACGAATGTATCCTGTGCGCCTGCTGTTCGACCAGCTGTCCGAGTTACTGGTGGAATAGCGACCGCTACCTGGGCCCCGCGGCGTTACTGAATGCCTATCGATGGATTGTCGATAGTCGCGATGAAGCCGCCGGCGAACGCCTTGACGAACTCGAGGACCCTTTCAAGCTGTATCGCTGTCACACGATCATGAATTGCACCAAGGTTTGTCCGAAGGGATTGAACCCGGCACAGGCGATCGCGGAGACCAAGAAACTGCTGGTCCAGCGTAAGATCTAA
- a CDS encoding Rrf2 family transcriptional regulator translates to MRLSTKGRYAVTAMMDIALHERVGPVTLADISQCQGISLSYLEQLFAKLRKGGLVEGVRGPGGGYRLARPADQISVADIIQSVDEKLDMTKCGGKGNCSQGEKCLTHQLWFELSCNLYRFLSSIKLDQYVNRPDISELVKKQDIQYGRFINRPEAIA, encoded by the coding sequence ATGCGATTATCTACCAAGGGACGTTATGCCGTAACGGCAATGATGGATATAGCGTTGCACGAAAGGGTGGGTCCGGTAACGCTGGCGGACATTTCTCAATGCCAGGGAATCTCGCTTTCCTATCTCGAGCAGCTGTTTGCCAAACTGCGCAAAGGCGGGCTGGTCGAGGGAGTCAGGGGTCCCGGCGGCGGTTATCGCCTGGCGCGTCCAGCGGACCAGATTTCGGTCGCTGATATTATCCAGTCAGTCGACGAGAAACTCGACATGACCAAATGCGGCGGCAAGGGTAATTGCTCGCAGGGCGAGAAATGCCTGACGCACCAGTTATGGTTTGAACTCTCCTGCAATCTTTACCGGTTTTTAAGCAGTATCAAGCTTGATCAATACGTTAATCGCCCAGATATAAGTGAATTAGTAAAGAAACAGGATATCCAGTACGGACGATTCATCAATCGCCCCGAGGCAATAGCCTGA
- a CDS encoding succinate dehydrogenase assembly factor 2, translating to MSELSRLRWLCRRGMKELDVVMSRYLERHYESASTADQDKFKILLEMPDPDLYDLLLGRSEATDPELRQFIGVLRNMSAQD from the coding sequence ATGTCCGAGCTGTCACGCTTGCGCTGGTTGTGCCGTCGCGGCATGAAAGAGCTGGACGTCGTCATGAGCAGGTATCTCGAGCGTCACTACGAGTCTGCTTCAACGGCAGATCAGGATAAGTTCAAGATACTGCTGGAAATGCCCGACCCGGATCTGTACGACCTGTTGCTGGGACGCAGCGAGGCTACAGATCCAGAACTCCGGCAATTTATCGGCGTATTACGCAACATGTCGGCGCAAGATTAA
- a CDS encoding heterodisulfide reductase-related iron-sulfur binding cluster: protein MATESREGSLEAPTRHPLGQNDPGFYDADALFEELERVYDICHGCRRCVSLCNAFPTLFDLVDESETFEVDGVDKADYWKVVDQCYLCDLCYLTKCPYVPPHEWNVDFPHLMLRAKAIGYKQGRARLRDKIVTSTDRVGSLASIPIVVNVVNAVNNNEHARALLESSLGIAAEARLPRYDSKTLSKRTARHKPADVEVRATDKTRGKVAIFATCYGEYNEPLLGEDLLSVFEHNGISTMVVKNTVCCGMPKLELGNLDAVERLKNHNIPLLARLVDEGWDIISPVPSCTLQFKQELPLMFPQDESVAKVRDAFFDPFEYLALRNKAGLLNTDFKYSIGKISYHVACHQRVQRIGMKTRDILELIPGTEIDTIERCSGHDGTYAIKQEFHKTSMKIARPVVNRVQKAEPDAYASDCPMAGHHISAGLDDGSSTQHPISLLRQAYGI, encoded by the coding sequence ATGGCAACTGAATCTCGCGAGGGTAGCCTCGAAGCGCCTACCCGACATCCACTGGGTCAAAATGACCCCGGCTTCTACGATGCGGACGCACTGTTCGAAGAGCTCGAGCGGGTGTATGACATTTGTCACGGCTGCCGACGCTGTGTCAGCCTTTGTAATGCTTTCCCAACCCTGTTTGACCTGGTCGATGAATCCGAGACTTTCGAAGTCGACGGGGTCGACAAGGCAGACTACTGGAAAGTGGTCGATCAGTGTTACCTCTGTGACCTCTGCTACCTGACCAAGTGCCCCTACGTGCCACCACACGAGTGGAACGTCGATTTTCCGCACCTGATGTTGCGCGCCAAGGCAATCGGGTACAAGCAGGGTCGCGCCAGGCTGCGTGACAAGATCGTGACCTCGACCGATCGCGTTGGCAGTCTTGCCAGCATTCCTATCGTCGTCAATGTGGTCAACGCGGTCAATAACAACGAACACGCGCGCGCATTGCTCGAATCGTCCCTCGGAATTGCTGCCGAGGCTCGTCTGCCTCGATATGACAGTAAAACCCTGAGCAAGCGTACCGCCAGGCACAAACCGGCCGATGTCGAGGTCCGGGCCACCGATAAAACTCGCGGCAAGGTCGCCATCTTCGCGACCTGTTACGGCGAATACAACGAGCCCCTGCTGGGCGAGGACCTGCTCTCCGTTTTCGAGCATAACGGCATATCCACGATGGTGGTAAAAAACACGGTTTGTTGTGGAATGCCGAAACTGGAGCTGGGTAATCTCGACGCTGTCGAGCGACTGAAAAACCACAACATCCCGCTGCTGGCCCGGCTGGTAGACGAGGGCTGGGATATTATTTCCCCGGTTCCTTCCTGCACGCTGCAGTTCAAGCAGGAACTGCCATTGATGTTTCCGCAGGACGAATCCGTGGCGAAGGTAAGAGACGCCTTCTTTGACCCCTTCGAGTATCTCGCGTTGCGCAACAAGGCAGGATTACTTAATACCGACTTCAAATACAGCATCGGCAAAATCAGCTACCACGTCGCCTGCCATCAGCGTGTGCAGCGGATCGGCATGAAAACACGTGACATACTGGAATTGATACCCGGTACCGAAATCGACACCATCGAACGCTGCTCAGGCCACGATGGGACCTATGCGATCAAGCAGGAATTTCACAAGACATCGATGAAGATCGCCAGGCCCGTGGTCAATCGCGTCCAAAAAGCAGAACCCGATGCCTACGCCAGCGACTGCCCGATGGCCGGGCACCATATTTCTGCCGGACTCGACGATGGCAGCAGCACCCAGCACCCTATCAGCCTGCTCCGCCAGGCTTACGGAATATGA
- a CDS encoding EAL domain-containing protein has product MRKLVNKLLARPAIPISLVLMLLVGTSSVIFYVERTLSEIEEALPITLSKQERDVRVLVGDMGTLVQSIGIARTNQAPGNFSIVLRQIDDIKHYLDIIRENYKFTDVLGVSAIHAKLNPAIFDINNWLTDGLYNFEPTSAQTLKMAELRAKEAHEEAEILLLKVGKTAIDVLTAQADRIDAFRNIMILTLAVLTIMTVGLVMLGFRLQKSVLALKDSEEQIRYRANYDSLTDLPNRLNFVEHLNEAVSRNRRNPGHTVLMFIDLDRFKTINDTLGHDFGDELIRQVASRIGSVIRETDVVSRLGGDEFTVLLPDMTDEIHASIIAKNILANLAEPFILYGHEVYSSASIGITICPDDGEDANTLLKNADMAMYEAKDQGRNTFRFFTSQMTDRARHFLELDKDMRRALAQNELEVHFQPIYELGNHALIGVEALLRWQHPKRGLILPTEFIPVAEETGLIEEIGLWVLRQACGEAVPWLKQDLHSNFYLAVNISMRQFKGGFDKKQMESILEETGFPADKLLLEITESLLMDDDRRIKDVLAEFRRMGIRLAVDDFGTGYSALSYLREFPVNTLKIDRSFIRDIGVSSSHRRLVEAIITMAHGLELMTIAEGVETSVQDSLLADVGCDMVQGFYYCKPVSADVIRDLTAVKKPRLVLIDPKSKSTSI; this is encoded by the coding sequence ATGAGAAAACTGGTTAACAAACTGCTGGCGCGACCGGCGATTCCAATCTCGCTGGTCCTGATGCTACTGGTCGGCACCTCCAGTGTCATTTTCTACGTGGAGCGAACGCTCTCCGAAATCGAGGAAGCATTGCCAATAACACTGTCGAAACAGGAGCGCGATGTCCGTGTGCTCGTCGGTGACATGGGTACGCTGGTGCAGAGCATCGGGATCGCGCGCACCAACCAGGCACCCGGCAATTTTAGTATCGTCCTCAGGCAGATCGACGATATCAAGCACTATCTCGATATTATTCGGGAGAACTATAAATTTACCGACGTGTTGGGGGTGTCCGCGATACATGCCAAGCTCAATCCCGCGATCTTCGATATCAATAACTGGTTGACCGATGGACTTTACAATTTTGAGCCGACTTCCGCGCAAACGCTGAAAATGGCCGAGCTGCGAGCCAAGGAAGCGCACGAGGAAGCCGAGATCCTGCTGTTAAAAGTGGGCAAAACCGCGATCGACGTGCTGACCGCGCAGGCAGACAGGATCGATGCTTTTCGTAATATCATGATATTGACGCTCGCGGTCCTGACGATTATGACCGTGGGGCTGGTCATGCTGGGCTTTCGATTGCAGAAGAGCGTGCTGGCACTGAAAGACAGCGAGGAACAGATTCGTTACCGGGCCAACTACGACTCGCTGACTGACCTGCCGAATCGATTAAATTTCGTTGAGCATTTGAACGAGGCTGTTTCGCGAAACCGGCGTAATCCGGGGCACACCGTGTTGATGTTCATTGATCTCGATCGTTTCAAAACCATCAACGATACACTTGGTCATGATTTTGGTGACGAGTTAATCAGGCAGGTGGCGTCCCGGATCGGTAGCGTGATTCGTGAAACCGACGTAGTGTCACGACTCGGCGGGGATGAGTTCACCGTTCTGCTGCCCGATATGACGGACGAGATACATGCCTCGATCATCGCAAAAAACATTCTTGCGAACCTGGCGGAGCCCTTCATACTGTATGGTCACGAGGTTTACTCCAGCGCCAGCATCGGCATTACGATATGCCCGGATGACGGTGAGGATGCCAATACCTTGTTGAAAAATGCCGATATGGCAATGTATGAGGCCAAGGACCAGGGACGCAACACGTTTCGCTTTTTCACGTCGCAGATGACCGACCGGGCCCGACATTTTCTTGAACTCGACAAGGATATGCGCAGGGCCCTGGCCCAGAACGAACTCGAGGTTCACTTTCAACCCATATACGAGCTCGGTAACCACGCGCTGATTGGCGTAGAAGCCCTGCTGCGCTGGCAGCATCCCAAGAGAGGCCTGATATTGCCAACGGAGTTTATTCCCGTGGCAGAGGAGACCGGGTTAATCGAGGAAATCGGCCTGTGGGTATTGCGCCAGGCCTGTGGTGAAGCCGTGCCGTGGCTGAAACAGGATCTGCATTCCAATTTTTATCTCGCGGTGAATATTTCGATGCGCCAGTTCAAAGGTGGTTTCGACAAAAAGCAGATGGAATCGATACTTGAAGAAACCGGTTTCCCGGCAGACAAGCTGCTGCTGGAAATCACCGAATCCCTGTTGATGGATGACGATCGACGAATCAAGGATGTATTGGCCGAGTTTCGCCGGATGGGCATCAGGCTGGCAGTCGACGATTTTGGTACCGGTTACTCGGCCCTAAGTTATCTCAGGGAATTCCCGGTCAATACGCTTAAGATCGACCGCTCTTTTATACGGGATATCGGTGTCAGTAGCAGTCATCGACGCCTGGTAGAGGCGATTATTACAATGGCGCATGGCCTCGAACTGATGACGATCGCGGAAGGTGTGGAAACATCAGTACAGGATTCCCTGCTGGCAGACGTGGGATGCGACATGGTGCAGGGATTCTATTACTGCAAACCCGTCTCGGCTGATGTCATAAGAGATTTAACGGCGGTCAAGAAACCCCGCCTGGTACTGATCGATCCAAAAAGCAAAAGCACGAGTATCTAG
- the iscU gene encoding Fe-S cluster assembly scaffold IscU, translating into MAYSEKVLDHYENPRNVGVLDDDDSVGTGMVGAPACGDVMKLQIKVGDDGIIEDAKFKTYGCGSAIASSSLVTEWVKGKSLDEAAEIKNTQIAEELALPPVKIHCSVLAEDAIAAAIDNYREKHQ; encoded by the coding sequence ATGGCATATAGTGAAAAAGTACTGGATCATTACGAAAATCCGCGCAACGTGGGTGTGCTCGATGACGACGACTCGGTCGGAACCGGCATGGTGGGTGCTCCTGCATGCGGCGACGTTATGAAACTCCAGATCAAGGTGGGTGATGACGGTATTATCGAAGATGCCAAGTTTAAAACCTACGGCTGCGGTTCGGCAATTGCGTCGAGTTCGCTGGTCACCGAGTGGGTGAAAGGCAAGAGCCTGGACGAAGCCGCGGAGATTAAGAATACTCAAATCGCCGAGGAACTTGCGTTGCCGCCGGTCAAGATCCATTGCTCGGTACTGGCCGAAGATGCTATTGCTGCGGCCATTGACAATTACCGCGAAAAGCACCAGTAG
- a CDS encoding DUF3501 family protein, translating to MSNPITRDDLMSLEQYAEKRGEFRQQVLLHKKHRQVALGTNATLYFEDRLTLLYQIQEMLRIEKVFEADGINEELDAYNPLVPSGRNFKATFMIEYPDPVVRAAQLEKLLGIEDLVWMQIGDHDRIWSIADEDLERATDTKTSAVHFMRFEVSDEMAQDLKSGAKWRIGVQHAVYTYEVDIEGETRASLLNDLD from the coding sequence ATGAGTAATCCCATCACGCGCGACGATTTAATGAGCCTCGAACAGTATGCTGAAAAGCGTGGCGAGTTCCGCCAGCAGGTGTTATTACACAAGAAACACCGCCAGGTCGCTCTTGGAACAAACGCGACACTTTATTTCGAGGATCGACTCACCCTGCTCTACCAGATCCAGGAAATGTTGCGCATCGAAAAAGTATTTGAAGCCGACGGTATCAACGAGGAACTCGACGCCTACAACCCGCTGGTCCCGAGCGGCAGGAATTTCAAGGCGACTTTCATGATCGAGTATCCCGACCCCGTCGTTCGTGCCGCGCAACTCGAAAAACTGCTGGGTATCGAGGACCTGGTATGGATGCAAATTGGAGATCATGACAGGATCTGGTCAATCGCGGACGAAGATCTCGAGAGAGCTACCGATACCAAGACATCCGCGGTGCACTTCATGCGTTTTGAAGTCAGCGATGAAATGGCACAGGATTTGAAGTCGGGTGCGAAATGGCGTATTGGTGTCCAGCATGCCGTCTACACCTATGAAGTCGATATCGAAGGCGAAACCCGCGCTTCATTACTCAACGACCTCGACTAG
- the cysG gene encoding siroheme synthase CysG → MNFLPVFYKVSDQPCLVVGGGAIAARKAELLLKAEARVRVVAIELGDRMQELAASATLEIEQRAFAETDLDQVICVIAATDDEDVNREVSRLAQARNIPVNVVDNPDLCSFIMPSMIDRDPVQIAISTGGVSPVLARMLRSKLESCIPGAYGELARLAEEYRDEVKTGLPDVESRRRFWESVLEGRVSELVFSGRVKDARDSLRQQMQDFDVDTVKGEVYLVGAGPGDPDLITFKALRLMQKADVVVYDRLVSPPILDMVRRDAEKIYAGKAKSDHAIPQENINQLLVRLAKEGKRVLRLKGGDPFIFGRGGEELAELIDEKIEFQVVPGITAASGCASYAGIPLTHRDYSQACIFVTGHRREGGEDLNWEMLSHANQTVIFYMGLENVERICSSMKAHGRAPDTPAALVEKGTTTEQRVFVGDLDSLPGIIAQNEVRAPTLILVGEVVALHDRLGWYRTGSEVSGVQS, encoded by the coding sequence ATGAATTTTCTGCCAGTTTTTTACAAAGTTTCAGATCAGCCCTGCCTGGTTGTTGGTGGTGGCGCAATCGCCGCGCGCAAGGCCGAGTTGCTGTTAAAGGCGGAAGCCCGGGTGCGGGTTGTCGCCATCGAGTTAGGCGACCGGATGCAGGAACTGGCCGCAAGTGCTACGCTCGAAATTGAACAACGAGCATTTGCCGAGACCGACCTGGATCAGGTGATTTGCGTGATCGCGGCCACTGACGACGAGGACGTGAATCGCGAAGTTTCGCGGCTTGCGCAAGCCCGTAATATCCCGGTCAACGTGGTCGATAATCCTGATCTTTGCAGCTTCATCATGCCTTCGATGATCGATCGCGACCCGGTACAGATCGCGATTTCTACCGGCGGGGTTTCACCGGTACTGGCGCGCATGTTGCGCTCCAAACTCGAGAGTTGTATTCCCGGTGCCTATGGCGAACTTGCCAGGTTGGCCGAGGAGTATCGCGACGAAGTGAAAACTGGACTGCCGGATGTCGAGTCACGACGACGTTTCTGGGAATCAGTGCTTGAAGGCCGGGTATCGGAGCTCGTTTTTTCCGGACGGGTAAAGGATGCCCGGGATTCGTTGCGACAGCAGATGCAGGATTTCGATGTCGATACGGTCAAGGGAGAAGTTTACCTGGTGGGCGCGGGTCCGGGTGATCCGGACCTGATTACTTTCAAGGCCCTGCGCCTGATGCAGAAAGCCGATGTCGTGGTTTACGATCGACTGGTATCGCCCCCGATACTCGACATGGTGCGTCGCGATGCCGAGAAGATCTATGCAGGCAAGGCAAAATCGGATCATGCCATTCCCCAGGAAAATATAAATCAACTGCTGGTGCGCCTCGCGAAGGAAGGTAAGCGCGTACTGCGCTTGAAGGGTGGGGATCCATTTATATTTGGCCGTGGGGGTGAAGAACTTGCCGAACTGATCGATGAAAAAATCGAATTCCAGGTTGTTCCCGGCATAACTGCGGCGTCGGGTTGTGCGAGTTATGCCGGTATCCCGCTAACCCATCGTGACTATTCACAAGCCTGCATTTTCGTTACGGGTCATCGTCGCGAAGGCGGTGAGGATCTTAACTGGGAAATGCTCAGCCACGCCAACCAGACCGTTATTTTTTACATGGGACTCGAAAACGTCGAGCGTATCTGCAGCTCGATGAAGGCACATGGTCGTGCCCCCGACACGCCTGCGGCGCTGGTCGAGAAAGGAACTACGACCGAGCAGCGCGTGTTCGTGGGTGATCTCGACAGTCTACCGGGTATTATTGCGCAAAACGAAGTGCGCGCACCCACCCTAATCCTGGTCGGAGAAGTCGTTGCGCTGCATGACCGGCTGGGTTGGTACAGGACTGGCAGCGAGGTGTCTGGCGTCCAGTCCTGA
- a CDS encoding TAXI family TRAP transporter solute-binding subunit, whose amino-acid sequence MRALPVSMGLVLFVISTIFPTQADDLQFFRIGTGGVGGTYYPIGGIIASAVSNPPGSRPCNQGGSCGPPGLVVIAQSANGSVANVMDMQHGHLESGFVQSDIAYWAYTGSGTFEGEKPFRMLRAIANLYPESIHVVTRKDSGIRSIRDLAGKRVSLDEPGSGTLIDAELVLSIYGISKKDIRVEYMKPGLAVKRIRDNKLDAFFIVAGYPSRAVAELAKDTTITLIPIDGAEADQLVSQYRFFSRADIPAGVYSGVPRVETVSVGAQWLVAATMEDETIYQITKTLWNQNSRKLLDGGHAKGRYITLETAMDGITVPLHPGARRFYDEIGILVE is encoded by the coding sequence ATGCGGGCATTACCAGTATCGATGGGCCTGGTCCTTTTTGTAATCAGTACCATTTTTCCAACCCAGGCGGATGATCTGCAATTTTTTCGCATCGGCACCGGCGGTGTCGGGGGTACCTATTACCCGATTGGCGGAATAATTGCCAGTGCGGTCAGCAATCCTCCGGGTTCGCGCCCGTGCAACCAGGGCGGTAGCTGCGGCCCGCCTGGTCTCGTGGTCATCGCCCAGTCGGCTAACGGTTCGGTCGCAAATGTCATGGATATGCAACACGGCCATCTTGAATCAGGATTTGTGCAGTCTGATATTGCCTACTGGGCCTATACCGGATCGGGCACGTTCGAGGGCGAAAAGCCTTTTCGCATGCTCCGTGCTATTGCCAACCTGTATCCCGAGAGCATTCACGTCGTGACGCGTAAAGACTCGGGCATCCGCAGCATAAGGGATCTGGCCGGCAAACGCGTGTCGCTCGATGAACCCGGGTCAGGCACTCTGATTGACGCGGAACTCGTGCTCAGCATATACGGTATTTCCAAGAAAGACATTCGCGTTGAATACATGAAACCCGGCCTGGCCGTGAAACGGATAAGGGACAACAAGCTGGATGCTTTTTTTATTGTTGCCGGCTATCCCTCCCGCGCTGTTGCCGAGCTGGCGAAAGATACCACGATAACGCTGATCCCCATTGATGGCGCCGAAGCCGACCAGCTCGTATCCCAGTATCGATTTTTTTCTCGAGCGGACATCCCGGCTGGGGTATATTCGGGGGTCCCGAGAGTCGAGACGGTGAGCGTGGGCGCGCAATGGCTGGTGGCGGCAACAATGGAAGATGAAACGATTTACCAGATAACCAAAACCCTGTGGAATCAGAATTCCCGAAAATTGCTGGACGGTGGTCATGCCAAGGGAAGATATATCACCCTCGAGACTGCAATGGATGGTATCACGGTGCCGCTACACCCTGGCGCCCGGCGTTTTTATGATGAAATCGGCATTTTGGTGGAGTAA
- a CDS encoding IscS subfamily cysteine desulfurase — translation MSDIKLPIYLDYSATTPIDGRVAAKMSEYLTIEGNFGNPASRSHAFGWSAEQAVDLAREQVADLVNADPREIVWTSGATEADNLAIKGAAHFYRKKGNHVITVKTEHKAVLDTCRQLEREGFDVTYLDPEENGLLDLEKLKAATTDQTILISVMHVNNEIGVIQDIETIGEFTRERGIIFHVDAAQSTGKVEIDLERMKVDLMSFCAHKTYGPKGIGALYVRRKPRVRLEAQMHGGGHERGMRSGTLATHQIVGMGEAFRIAKEEMATENERIRMLRDRLYDGLKDMEEVYVNGDLEHRIAGNLNISFNFVEGESLIMALRDLAVSSGSACTSASLEPSYVLRALGRNDELAHSSIRFTIGRFTTAGEIDYTIELVRAAVEKLRDLSPLWDMYKDGIDLNSVEWVAH, via the coding sequence GTGAGTGACATCAAACTACCCATTTATCTTGATTACAGCGCGACCACGCCGATCGATGGACGTGTTGCTGCCAAGATGTCGGAATACCTGACCATCGAAGGCAACTTTGGTAATCCTGCGTCGCGCAGCCACGCTTTTGGCTGGTCCGCGGAGCAGGCGGTTGACCTGGCCCGGGAGCAGGTCGCCGATCTCGTGAATGCGGATCCGCGTGAAATTGTCTGGACCAGCGGCGCGACCGAAGCGGACAACCTTGCTATCAAGGGAGCCGCCCATTTTTATCGCAAGAAGGGTAACCATGTTATCACCGTGAAAACCGAGCACAAGGCAGTGCTGGATACCTGTCGGCAGCTCGAACGTGAGGGCTTTGACGTCACGTACCTGGATCCCGAAGAAAACGGTTTGCTCGATCTCGAAAAATTGAAAGCCGCAACAACCGACCAGACCATACTGATCTCGGTCATGCATGTTAACAATGAAATCGGTGTGATTCAGGATATCGAGACCATCGGTGAATTCACCCGCGAACGCGGCATAATCTTTCATGTTGATGCAGCACAATCGACCGGCAAGGTCGAGATTGATCTCGAGCGCATGAAAGTAGACCTGATGTCTTTCTGCGCGCACAAGACCTATGGCCCCAAGGGGATCGGTGCGCTCTACGTGCGACGCAAACCACGCGTCAGACTCGAGGCACAGATGCATGGTGGCGGACACGAACGCGGCATGCGCTCCGGTACCCTGGCCACGCACCAGATCGTCGGCATGGGTGAGGCGTTTCGCATCGCGAAGGAAGAGATGGCCACTGAAAACGAACGTATCCGTATGCTGCGAGATCGCCTGTACGATGGCCTGAAGGATATGGAAGAAGTCTATGTCAACGGTGACCTCGAGCATCGGATCGCCGGAAACCTGAATATCAGCTTTAATTTTGTCGAGGGTGAATCCCTGATCATGGCGTTACGCGACCTTGCGGTATCGTCAGGTTCGGCCTGCACCTCGGCAAGTCTCGAACCTTCTTACGTGCTGCGTGCGCTAGGTCGCAACGACGAACTCGCCCACAGCTCCATACGGTTTACCATCGGGCGCTTTACCACTGCCGGGGAGATCGATTACACGATCGAACTGGTGCGGGCAGCGGTTGAGAAATTACGTGATCTGTCTCCGCTCTGGGATATGTACAAGGACGGCATAGATTTGAATTCTGTTGAATGGGTAGCGCATTAG